The following coding sequences lie in one Sinorhizobium fredii USDA 257 genomic window:
- the dhaL gene encoding dihydroxyacetone kinase subunit DhaL, which translates to MVVLANAALIGGLIEVCREAIAANADHLSELDRAIGDGDHGINMRRGLEAVYAERSRLAELALPKALEEIGFTLVMSVGGAAGPLYGTLLIAIGRQLDGANGQHDFARALEHAIDAVARRGRASPGDKTLLDVLYPVHAEVVRRAGLAGISEQAERAARLTFGMRAMRGRAAFLGDRSIGHVDPGAKSCALMTAAICRFLEEQCPA; encoded by the coding sequence TTGGTCGTGCTGGCGAATGCTGCGCTCATAGGCGGGTTGATCGAGGTCTGCCGCGAGGCGATTGCCGCCAATGCCGATCATCTGTCGGAGCTCGACAGGGCGATCGGCGACGGAGACCACGGCATCAATATGCGTCGCGGCTTGGAGGCGGTCTATGCCGAGCGAAGCCGGCTCGCAGAGCTTGCCCTGCCGAAAGCCCTGGAGGAGATCGGCTTCACGCTCGTCATGAGCGTTGGCGGCGCGGCCGGTCCGCTCTACGGGACGCTGCTGATCGCGATCGGCCGCCAGCTGGACGGTGCGAACGGCCAGCATGACTTCGCACGCGCGCTCGAGCACGCCATCGATGCCGTCGCCCGGCGCGGCCGCGCCAGCCCCGGCGACAAGACGCTGCTCGACGTGCTTTACCCTGTGCATGCCGAAGTGGTAAGGCGCGCGGGACTGGCAGGTATTTCCGAGCAGGCGGAAAGGGCGGCAAGGCTCACTTTCGGCATGAGGGCGATGCGCGGGCGTGCCGCGTTTCTCGGCGACCGGTCGATCGGGCATGTCGATCCAGGCGCCAAGAGTTGTGCGCTGATGACGGCAGCGATCTGTCGTTTCTTGGAGGAGCAATGTCCGGCTTGA
- a CDS encoding dihydroxyacetone kinase subunit DhaK has translation MKHFFNRRENIVTEALDGLMQTAPAGSLARLDTYPDIKVVMRGDWDKAKVAVISGGGAGHEPSHAGFVGRGMLSAAVSGEIFASPSVEAVLTAIRAVTGSKGCLLIVKNYTGDRLNFGLAAEKARVEGFRVEMVIVADDIALPDIIQPRGVAGTLFVHKIAGHLAECGADLETVTATARSAARDIVSLGVSLSSCSIPGQAHAERLEADEGELGLGIHGEPGVERIALQEARSIVATMSERLSRALPGDGGYALLINNLGAVPPIEMGLIAHTVLSSSLAERVKLTIGPAPLMTALNMNGFSLSLMRLDGAREAALKAPVGPHAWVPAVERHDVTVLPAIAVPATQSMAASHDPAADRLIAAICDHLLSLETELNHLDARAGDGDTGSTVATGSRSVLAQIERLPLKDVAATLSSIGSILSTSMGGSSGVLLSIFFTAAAKAYSDTRDMAGALLAGLERMTFYGGAGVGDRTMVDALDPALRALKDGGLAAAASAARAGADATRAMKKAKAGRASYVGERDLDGIPDPGAMAVAAVFEVAAGLR, from the coding sequence ATGAAGCATTTTTTCAACCGCAGGGAAAACATCGTTACCGAAGCGCTGGATGGCTTGATGCAGACGGCGCCGGCGGGGAGCCTCGCGCGCCTCGACACCTACCCCGATATCAAGGTCGTCATGCGCGGCGACTGGGACAAGGCGAAGGTTGCGGTCATATCGGGAGGCGGAGCCGGCCATGAACCATCGCATGCGGGCTTCGTCGGGAGAGGCATGTTGAGCGCGGCGGTTTCCGGCGAGATCTTTGCCTCGCCAAGCGTCGAGGCGGTGCTGACGGCGATCCGCGCGGTGACCGGGTCGAAGGGCTGCCTGCTGATCGTCAAGAACTATACCGGCGATCGCCTCAACTTCGGGCTCGCAGCTGAAAAGGCGCGCGTCGAAGGCTTTCGAGTCGAGATGGTCATCGTTGCCGATGACATCGCGCTCCCGGATATCATCCAGCCACGCGGTGTCGCGGGAACGCTCTTCGTCCACAAGATCGCCGGTCACCTCGCCGAGTGCGGCGCCGATCTCGAGACCGTTACCGCCACCGCCCGCTCGGCGGCGCGCGATATTGTTTCGCTCGGCGTTTCGCTCTCCTCGTGCTCGATCCCCGGCCAGGCCCATGCGGAACGGCTCGAGGCGGACGAGGGGGAACTGGGACTCGGCATCCACGGCGAACCCGGTGTCGAACGGATCGCCCTGCAGGAGGCGCGCAGCATCGTTGCGACCATGTCCGAGCGGCTTTCCCGGGCTTTGCCGGGAGACGGCGGCTATGCGCTTCTCATCAACAATCTCGGTGCCGTGCCGCCGATCGAGATGGGACTGATCGCCCACACGGTCCTTTCCTCTTCACTCGCCGAGCGTGTGAAGCTGACGATAGGCCCGGCGCCGCTGATGACGGCGCTCAACATGAACGGCTTTTCGCTTTCCCTGATGCGGCTTGACGGTGCGCGTGAGGCAGCATTGAAGGCGCCCGTCGGGCCGCACGCCTGGGTACCCGCAGTCGAGCGGCATGACGTCACCGTGCTGCCGGCGATTGCCGTGCCGGCCACCCAGTCCATGGCGGCCAGTCACGATCCGGCCGCCGACCGGCTGATCGCGGCGATCTGCGATCACCTGCTCTCGCTCGAAACTGAGCTCAACCACCTCGACGCACGCGCCGGCGACGGCGATACCGGCTCGACCGTGGCGACAGGCTCGCGCAGCGTCCTGGCGCAGATCGAAAGGCTGCCGCTGAAGGACGTCGCCGCGACGCTCTCGTCGATCGGCAGCATTCTCAGCACCAGCATGGGCGGCTCGAGCGGCGTGCTTCTGTCGATCTTCTTCACCGCCGCCGCCAAGGCATATTCGGACACGAGAGACATGGCGGGGGCGCTGCTGGCGGGACTGGAACGGATGACCTTCTACGGGGGGGCAGGCGTCGGCGACCGCACCATGGTGGATGCTTTGGACCCGGCACTGCGCGCCCTCAAGGACGGCGGTCTGGCCGCGGCCGCGTCCGCTGCGCGTGCCGGCGCCGACGCGACAAGGGCGATGAAGAAGGCGAAGGCCGGGCGCGCATCTTATGTCGGCGAAAGAGATCTCGACGGCATACCCGATCCGGGAGCCATGGCGGTGGCCGCGGTCTTCGAAGTCGCAGCAGGGCTTCGTTAA
- the dhaM gene encoding dihydroxyacetone kinase phosphoryl donor subunit DhaM, whose amino-acid sequence MNPKSANVGIVIVSHSPLVAEGAADMVRQMVGDCVPLAWSGGNAEGGLGTHAAGILAAIERAWSDAGVAVFVDLGGAETNSEMAIEMLGEPRSGRVIICNAPLVEGAVMAAAEASGGAVLARVVATAQELSP is encoded by the coding sequence TTGAACCCGAAATCCGCAAATGTCGGCATCGTCATCGTCTCGCATTCTCCGCTCGTCGCTGAGGGCGCCGCCGACATGGTGCGCCAGATGGTCGGCGATTGCGTGCCGCTCGCCTGGTCGGGCGGCAACGCCGAAGGCGGCCTCGGGACGCATGCAGCCGGAATATTGGCAGCGATCGAACGGGCCTGGTCGGATGCGGGCGTCGCCGTCTTCGTCGATCTCGGCGGGGCGGAGACCAATAGCGAAATGGCGATTGAAATGCTCGGCGAGCCGCGTTCTGGAAGGGTGATCATTTGCAACGCGCCTCTGGTCGAGGGGGCGGTGATGGCCGCCGCTGAAGCGTCGGGCGGTGCGGTTCTCGCCCGCGTCGTTGCGACCGCGCAGGAGCTGTCGCCGTGA
- a CDS encoding SDR family oxidoreductase, translating into MASVVAYLASPEAAFVTGADIVADGGFTA; encoded by the coding sequence ATCGCCAGCGTCGTTGCTTACCTCGCCAGCCCGGAGGCCGCGTTCGTGACGGGCGCCGACATCGTCGCGGATGGCGGCTTCACCGCCTGA
- a CDS encoding phosphoenolpyruvate--protein phosphotransferase has product MAEALEIAGTAASPGVGLGPVHRAADVPAEVFALRDTVAAERDKLRQAIATAIAELRALADRSDEESAGILDFQIEMLLDPALVEMAEGRIVAGDGAALAWVGALDDYIAGIEEAPDEQLRARAVDIVDIRNRVVSALTGLPLENFAPGSVFVGKDLEPSRFLAHDWTAGGGIVLFEGSVSSHVAMLARGRSVPMVVATGRFEVADGARVLVDANNARVVVAPDDEHVREAKPIKAEARPIAARRAGGVVETADGVAIRLSAIINDPTELRAIDPASFAGIGLMRTEFLVASSADAVDEQRHYDIYRHTLEWAGDAPAIVRMLDLGGDKTLPGLGARKSESFMGLRGIRLLLARPELARAQVRALLRAAVHGNLGVLLPMVTVPDELDAMRTYFEEERAVLLRRGVEARMPEIGMMVEVPAAALMLERFSRSAFFSFGTNDLAQYLMAAARDDQSVAALYDAATPAVLRVIAQGVDLAEAMKKPIGICGEMASDPRHVPALMAAGLRHFSVAPNRVTDIRSIISGLCTDGRPRRR; this is encoded by the coding sequence ATGGCCGAAGCGCTTGAAATCGCCGGAACCGCCGCCTCTCCCGGCGTGGGGCTCGGGCCTGTCCATCGCGCCGCCGATGTACCGGCAGAGGTGTTTGCGCTACGCGACACCGTGGCCGCGGAGCGCGACAAGCTGCGGCAGGCCATCGCTACTGCCATTGCGGAGCTCCGGGCTCTCGCGGACCGGTCGGACGAGGAGAGCGCCGGCATTCTCGATTTCCAGATCGAGATGCTGCTCGATCCGGCTCTCGTCGAAATGGCCGAGGGTCGGATCGTCGCCGGCGACGGCGCCGCTCTCGCCTGGGTCGGGGCACTCGACGACTATATCGCCGGTATCGAGGAGGCGCCCGATGAGCAGCTGCGCGCCCGCGCGGTCGACATCGTCGATATACGCAATCGCGTCGTGAGCGCGCTCACGGGTCTTCCTCTGGAGAATTTCGCGCCGGGTTCGGTCTTCGTCGGCAAGGACCTTGAGCCAAGCCGCTTCCTTGCGCATGACTGGACCGCCGGCGGCGGCATCGTCCTCTTTGAAGGTAGCGTTTCAAGCCACGTGGCAATGCTTGCGCGCGGCCGGTCGGTGCCCATGGTCGTGGCCACGGGGCGGTTCGAAGTGGCCGACGGCGCACGCGTGCTCGTCGATGCGAATAACGCCCGGGTCGTTGTTGCGCCCGACGATGAGCATGTTCGCGAGGCGAAACCGATAAAAGCTGAAGCAAGGCCAATCGCCGCGCGCCGCGCCGGCGGAGTGGTCGAAACCGCCGACGGCGTTGCGATCCGGCTGTCCGCCATCATCAACGATCCAACGGAGCTCAGGGCCATTGACCCCGCGTCCTTCGCGGGCATAGGTCTGATGCGGACCGAATTTCTGGTGGCTTCGTCTGCGGATGCCGTCGACGAGCAAAGGCATTACGACATCTATCGGCATACACTGGAATGGGCCGGCGACGCGCCGGCGATCGTGCGCATGCTCGATTTAGGCGGTGACAAGACATTGCCGGGTCTAGGGGCCAGGAAGAGCGAATCCTTCATGGGCCTCAGAGGCATCCGGTTGCTCCTGGCACGGCCGGAGCTTGCCCGCGCCCAGGTGCGCGCGCTGTTGCGCGCCGCCGTGCACGGCAATCTTGGCGTCCTCCTGCCGATGGTGACTGTGCCGGACGAGCTCGATGCGATGCGGACCTACTTCGAAGAGGAGCGCGCCGTTCTCTTGAGGCGCGGGGTGGAGGCGCGCATGCCGGAGATCGGTATGATGGTGGAGGTTCCGGCGGCGGCGCTGATGCTCGAGCGCTTTTCGCGCTCGGCGTTTTTCTCTTTCGGCACGAATGATCTGGCGCAATATCTGATGGCTGCCGCAAGAGACGACCAAAGCGTCGCCGCCCTTTACGACGCGGCCACGCCAGCCGTCCTGAGGGTGATCGCTCAGGGCGTGGACCTTGCCGAGGCGATGAAAAAACCGATCGGGATCTGCGGCGAGATGGCCTCCGACCCCCGACATGTACCGGCGCTCATGGCCGCGGGCCTTCGCCACTTCTCTGTGGCGCCCAATCGCGTGACTGACATACGATCGATAATCAGCGGCTTGTGCACGGACGGCAGGCCGCGGCGGAGATGA
- a CDS encoding HPr family phosphocarrier protein, producing the protein MDNRSRRETPEAVDTHGYCQAEIEVTHGFGLHARPSVIFTRLAKSFPCTVEIEVNDSHVWLNGKSIVKIMGARIRTGSILKIRARGLRAAEAIHALKALVERDFDEEKKHGRSA; encoded by the coding sequence ATGGATAACAGGTCGCGACGGGAAACGCCGGAGGCGGTCGATACGCACGGTTACTGCCAAGCGGAGATCGAGGTGACGCACGGCTTCGGGCTGCATGCTCGTCCGTCGGTCATCTTCACGCGGCTCGCCAAGTCGTTTCCCTGCACCGTCGAGATCGAGGTCAACGACAGCCACGTCTGGCTTAACGGCAAGAGCATCGTCAAGATCATGGGGGCGAGGATTCGCACGGGCTCGATACTGAAGATCCGCGCCCGAGGTTTACGCGCCGCAGAAGCGATCCATGCCCTCAAGGCGCTTGTCGAGCGCGACTTCGATGAAGAAAAAAAGCATGGCCGAAGCGCTTGA
- the dhaK gene encoding dihydroxyacetone kinase subunit DhaK: protein MKKFMNRAETLVAESLAGLVAAHERLVTFGADGKFVRRRSLRPGKVSLISGGGAGHEPMHVGFVGRGMLDAACTGHVFTSPTPDQIVAAIRETDGGEGCLLIVKNYDGDVMNFEMAAELVAAEHRIATVVVRDDVDPGGSKRSQGRRGVAGTIVVEKLLGAAAEAGWRLDELSALGESLNGRIRTMGVSLRGVAVPDTARETFVLAEDEMEIGVGIHGEPGRARVTFATADEIVKTMLEAILGELASERDKKLLMFINGYGGTPAAELYLVYNAAKAQCERLGLTIARPLVGTYVTSLDMAGLSITVAGLEERELSLWDAPVDTAALRWGG from the coding sequence ATGAAGAAATTCATGAACCGAGCCGAGACGCTGGTTGCTGAGAGCCTGGCGGGCCTGGTGGCGGCCCACGAACGGCTGGTGACCTTCGGAGCCGACGGGAAGTTCGTTCGCAGGCGCAGCCTTCGGCCGGGCAAGGTCTCGCTCATTTCGGGCGGCGGCGCCGGGCACGAGCCGATGCATGTCGGCTTTGTCGGGAGAGGTATGTTGGATGCCGCGTGCACTGGGCATGTCTTCACTTCTCCAACGCCAGACCAGATTGTCGCCGCGATCCGGGAAACGGACGGTGGCGAGGGATGTCTGCTCATCGTCAAGAACTATGACGGCGATGTCATGAATTTCGAGATGGCCGCCGAACTCGTCGCGGCGGAGCACCGGATCGCTACCGTCGTGGTGCGCGATGACGTCGATCCCGGCGGGTCGAAGCGCAGCCAAGGCAGGAGAGGCGTTGCAGGAACCATCGTGGTGGAGAAGCTGCTCGGGGCGGCGGCGGAGGCCGGCTGGCGGCTCGATGAACTGAGTGCGCTCGGCGAGAGCCTGAACGGCCGCATCCGCACGATGGGGGTTTCGCTGCGTGGTGTTGCCGTGCCCGACACGGCGCGGGAGACCTTCGTTCTGGCTGAAGATGAAATGGAGATCGGGGTCGGCATTCACGGAGAGCCAGGCCGCGCACGGGTCACGTTCGCCACCGCCGACGAAATTGTGAAAACTATGCTCGAGGCAATCTTAGGCGAGCTGGCATCGGAGCGCGACAAAAAACTCCTCATGTTCATCAATGGCTACGGTGGTACACCGGCGGCCGAGCTTTACCTCGTATACAATGCTGCGAAAGCGCAGTGCGAGCGCCTCGGCCTTACGATCGCCCGGCCGCTGGTTGGGACCTATGTGACCTCTTTGGACATGGCGGGCCTGTCAATCACCGTTGCGGGCCTCGAGGAACGAGAGCTTTCGCTATGGGACGCGCCGGTAGACACGGCGGCGTTGCGTTGGGGAGGCTGA